From a single Alloactinosynnema sp. L-07 genomic region:
- a CDS encoding M28 family peptidase: MKRSMSTALLAAAVAAGALVVSLPAGAAPTISAAQQAQVAAAAAADNFVRGNSQRFLTSQQDEVQQVKVDSSDNGLQYISYERKHRGLPVVGGDFVVVTNASANVVNSSVAQETVLDVAVSPRITVEAARATAKRHLPHVDSQRSSRLVVLAWGTPKLAWEIVMEGRTASAPSVLHVFVDALTGSVIDEYDEVKAGTGRGYYNGDVTIQTSGSGSSYTMTDTTRSGLKCGGQNGSAYTGTDDAWGNATGTDLETACVDAMYAAQKEWDMLSAWLGRNGFNGQGGAFPARVGLAQVNAFWNGSYTNYGHSQDNQRQVVPIDVVAHEYGHAIFQNTPGGAGSGNENGGLNESTGDIFGALTEFYANNANDPGDYLVGEEVNLVGNGPIRNMYNPSALSDPNCYSSSIPNTEVHAAAGPQNHWFYLLAEGSAPGGGKPNSPICTGGPASVTGIGIQNAGKIFMNGLLSKTSTWNHAKARVATLAAAKNLWPNDCTNFNATKNAWLAVSVPAQAGEATCTGTPTNDFSVSASPTSGTIPAGGGSVTSTIGTTTTSGSAQTVNLSASGLPSGVTAAFNPTSVTSGSSSTLTLTSTAAAAAGTYNVTITGAGSVSRTTTFALTIGPGGPGGSCEGSNTNALAIPDNTTVESSITISGCSGNASATSTIPVDINHTWRGDVVIDLVAPDGTAYRLKNSSSNDSADNIKQTFTANLSSEVANGTWKLRIQDVATNDTGTLNNWSLKVGDGSTPVNDFSIATSPTSGSVQAGASATTTVSTTTTSGSAQTVNLTASGLPAGVTASFSPTSVTSGNSSTLTLATTAAAAAGNYNVTITGTGSVTKTANYALTVTGTTPNPGIPDIDIAKVQAHLNEFGTIAANNGGNRRSTSAGYRASLAYVKGKLQAAGYTVTEQTCTSGCTSGSGNNLIAEWPHGNANTVYMFGAHLDGVSAGPGINDNGSGSGALLEAALVLAEKNPTMTNRVRFGWWTDEEQGLNGSEFYVNNLPSTEKAKIKAYYNFDMVGSKNGGYFINNINSAASAPMKAYYDSLNIQPEENTEGQGRSDDYSFQQGGIPTSGYAMGASARKTSAQATKWGGTANAAYDACYHASCDTTSNISATHLNRAADGIAYTIWKQAVSGGTPPPPPGCAGTNTNAVNIPDNTTVESAITIANCSSAPSATATVPVDINHTWRGDVVIDLIAPDGSAYRLKNSSSNDSADNVKQTFTVNLSGETSNGTWKLRVQDIATNDTGVINSWSLNL, from the coding sequence GTGAAAAGATCCATGTCGACCGCGCTACTGGCCGCCGCTGTCGCGGCCGGTGCGCTGGTCGTGTCTTTGCCCGCCGGAGCGGCACCCACGATTAGCGCGGCCCAGCAGGCGCAGGTCGCCGCGGCCGCCGCCGCCGACAACTTCGTGCGAGGCAACTCCCAGCGGTTCCTGACCAGCCAGCAGGACGAGGTCCAGCAGGTCAAGGTCGACAGCAGCGACAACGGGCTGCAGTACATCTCCTACGAGCGCAAGCACCGCGGCCTGCCGGTCGTCGGTGGCGACTTCGTCGTGGTCACCAACGCCAGTGCCAACGTGGTGAACTCGTCGGTCGCCCAGGAAACGGTGCTCGACGTCGCGGTGTCGCCGCGGATCACCGTCGAGGCCGCCCGCGCCACCGCCAAGCGCCACCTGCCCCACGTCGACAGCCAGCGGTCCTCGCGGCTCGTCGTCCTGGCCTGGGGCACGCCGAAGCTGGCGTGGGAGATCGTGATGGAAGGCCGCACGGCTTCCGCGCCGAGCGTGCTGCACGTCTTCGTCGACGCTCTCACCGGCTCCGTCATCGACGAGTACGACGAGGTCAAGGCGGGCACCGGCCGCGGCTACTACAACGGCGACGTCACCATCCAGACCTCGGGCTCCGGCTCCTCGTACACCATGACCGACACGACCCGCTCGGGCCTGAAGTGCGGTGGCCAGAACGGCTCCGCCTACACCGGCACCGACGACGCGTGGGGCAACGCGACCGGCACCGACCTCGAAACGGCCTGTGTCGACGCCATGTACGCCGCCCAGAAGGAATGGGACATGCTGTCGGCCTGGTTGGGCCGCAACGGCTTCAACGGCCAGGGCGGCGCCTTCCCGGCGAGGGTCGGCCTTGCCCAGGTCAACGCGTTCTGGAACGGCAGCTACACCAACTACGGCCACAGCCAGGACAACCAGCGCCAGGTCGTTCCGATCGACGTCGTCGCGCACGAGTACGGCCACGCGATCTTCCAGAACACCCCGGGTGGCGCGGGCTCCGGCAACGAGAACGGCGGCCTCAACGAGTCCACCGGTGACATCTTCGGCGCCCTGACCGAGTTCTACGCCAACAACGCCAACGACCCGGGTGACTACCTGGTCGGCGAAGAGGTCAACCTCGTCGGCAACGGCCCGATCCGCAACATGTACAACCCGTCGGCGCTCAGCGACCCGAACTGCTACTCCTCGTCGATTCCCAACACCGAGGTGCACGCGGCGGCCGGTCCGCAGAACCACTGGTTCTACCTGCTCGCCGAGGGCTCCGCGCCCGGTGGCGGCAAGCCGAACAGCCCGATCTGCACCGGCGGCCCCGCCTCCGTGACGGGTATCGGCATCCAGAACGCGGGCAAGATCTTCATGAACGGCCTGCTGTCGAAGACCTCCACCTGGAACCACGCCAAGGCCCGCGTCGCGACGCTCGCCGCGGCGAAGAACCTGTGGCCGAACGACTGCACCAACTTCAACGCCACCAAGAACGCGTGGCTCGCCGTCTCGGTGCCCGCGCAGGCGGGTGAGGCGACCTGCACCGGCACGCCGACCAACGACTTCTCCGTCTCGGCGTCGCCCACCTCCGGCACCATCCCGGCCGGTGGCGGCTCGGTGACCAGCACCATCGGCACCACCACCACCTCGGGTTCGGCGCAGACGGTGAACCTGTCCGCCTCCGGCCTGCCCTCGGGCGTCACCGCGGCGTTCAACCCCACCTCGGTCACCTCGGGCAGCTCGTCCACGCTGACGCTGACCTCCACCGCGGCAGCGGCGGCGGGCACCTACAACGTGACGATCACCGGCGCGGGCTCGGTCAGCCGCACCACCACGTTCGCGCTGACCATCGGTCCGGGCGGCCCCGGCGGCTCCTGCGAGGGCAGCAACACCAACGCGCTGGCCATCCCGGACAACACCACGGTGGAAAGCTCCATCACCATCTCGGGCTGCTCGGGCAACGCCTCGGCGACCAGCACCATCCCGGTGGACATCAACCACACCTGGCGCGGTGACGTCGTCATCGACCTCGTCGCCCCGGACGGCACCGCCTACCGGCTGAAGAACTCGTCGAGCAACGACAGCGCGGACAACATCAAGCAGACGTTCACCGCGAACCTGTCGAGCGAGGTCGCCAACGGCACCTGGAAGCTGCGCATCCAGGACGTCGCGACGAACGACACCGGCACCCTGAACAACTGGTCGCTCAAGGTCGGCGACGGCTCCACCCCGGTCAACGACTTCTCCATCGCCACCTCGCCCACCTCGGGCAGCGTGCAGGCGGGCGCGTCGGCCACCACCACCGTTTCCACCACCACGACCAGCGGCAGCGCGCAGACGGTCAACCTCACCGCGTCGGGTCTGCCCGCCGGTGTGACCGCCTCGTTCAGCCCGACCTCGGTCACGTCGGGCAACTCGTCCACGCTGACCCTGGCCACCACGGCCGCGGCCGCCGCGGGCAACTACAACGTGACGATCACCGGCACCGGCTCGGTCACCAAGACCGCGAACTACGCCCTGACCGTCACCGGCACCACGCCGAACCCGGGTATCCCGGACATCGACATCGCCAAGGTGCAGGCGCACCTGAACGAGTTCGGCACCATCGCCGCCAACAACGGCGGCAACCGCCGCTCGACCAGTGCGGGCTACCGCGCGTCGCTGGCGTACGTGAAGGGCAAGCTGCAGGCGGCTGGCTACACCGTCACCGAGCAGACCTGCACCTCCGGCTGCACCAGCGGCTCGGGCAACAACCTGATCGCCGAGTGGCCGCACGGCAACGCGAACACCGTCTACATGTTCGGCGCCCACCTCGACGGTGTCTCCGCCGGTCCGGGCATCAACGACAACGGCTCCGGCTCCGGCGCGCTACTGGAAGCGGCACTGGTGCTGGCCGAGAAGAACCCGACCATGACCAACCGGGTTCGCTTCGGCTGGTGGACCGACGAGGAGCAGGGCCTCAACGGCTCTGAGTTCTACGTCAACAACCTGCCGTCGACGGAGAAGGCGAAGATCAAGGCGTACTACAACTTCGACATGGTCGGGTCGAAGAACGGCGGATACTTCATCAACAACATCAACTCCGCCGCCTCGGCCCCGATGAAGGCGTACTACGACTCGCTCAACATCCAGCCTGAGGAGAACACCGAAGGCCAGGGTCGCTCGGACGACTACTCGTTCCAGCAGGGCGGCATCCCGACCTCGGGCTACGCCATGGGTGCCAGCGCGCGCAAGACCTCGGCGCAGGCAACCAAGTGGGGCGGCACCGCCAACGCCGCCTACGACGCCTGCTACCACGCGTCGTGCGACACCACCAGCAACATCAGCGCCACGCACCTCAACCGCGCGGCCGACGGCATCGCGTACACCATCTGGAAGCAGGCCGTCTCCGGTGGCACCCCGCCGCCGCCGCCGGGCTGCGCGGGCACCAACACCAACGCGGTGAACATCCCGGACAACACCACGGTCGAGTCCGCCATCACCATCGCCAACTGCTCTTCGGCTCCCTCAGCCACGGCGACGGTCCCGGTGGACATCAACCACACGTGGCGTGGCGACGTGGTCATCGACCTGATCGCCCCGGACGGCAGCGCGTACCGGTTGAAGAACTCGTCGAGCAACGACAGCGCGGACAACGTCAAGCAGACGTTCACCGTCAACCTGTCTGGCGAGACCTCCAACGGCACCTGGAAGCTGCGGGTGCAGGACATCGCGACGAACGACACCGGTGTCATCAACAGCTGGTCGCTGAACCTCTAA
- a CDS encoding IS3 family transposase (programmed frameshift) — MSPRRRFSPEFKAEAVRMVVEGGVSVAAAARQLDLVEQTLRNWVEKHNEAHPRPVDSLTDCERVRLRELEREVAELRMKNEFLGKSRRLLRPRLSVTETYEFIDGEKGNYPVTAMCDWMEVSRSGFYEWRNKPVSATVERRETLKERITRIFAESRRTYGYRRVHAALARQGVAAGAELVRALMRELGLVPRRPRPRPRIAADRNAAEVPDLINRDFTADAPGYKLVGDITYVPTREGWLYLATVIDVATRKVVGWATADHLRASLACDAITAAARNIRLADTAVFHSDRGTQYTSTEFHTHLRRHRITPSMGRTGVCWDNALAESFFAALKNELVHHADFPTRHHAHQAISAYIELFYNHTRLHSTLGYITPNEAHNRYLATQPAA; from the exons ATGAGTCCACGTCGTCGTTTCTCGCCTGAGTTCAAGGCCGAGGCTGTCAGGATGGTCGTGGAGGGCGGTGTTTCGGTCGCGGCGGCGGCCCGCCAGTTGGATTTGGTGGAGCAGACCCTGCGGAATTGGGTCGAGAAGCACAATGAGGCCCATCCGCGGCCGGTCGACTCGTTGACCGACTGTGAGCGGGTGCGGCTGCGGGAGTTGGAACGCGAAGTCGCCGAACTGCGGATGAAGAACGAGTTCCTGG GGAAAAGCCGCCGCCTTCTTCGCCCGCGACTATCGGTGACCGAGACCTACGAGTTCATCGACGGCGAAAAAGGCAACTACCCGGTCACCGCGATGTGCGACTGGATGGAAGTATCGAGGTCGGGGTTCTACGAATGGCGGAACAAACCCGTGTCCGCCACCGTCGAGCGCCGCGAGACCCTCAAGGAGCGGATCACCCGGATCTTCGCCGAGTCACGCCGAACCTACGGCTACCGTCGAGTGCACGCCGCCCTGGCCCGCCAGGGTGTCGCGGCGGGCGCCGAACTGGTCCGTGCCCTGATGCGCGAGCTGGGTCTGGTGCCGCGCCGGCCCAGACCACGACCACGGATCGCCGCCGACCGCAACGCCGCCGAGGTCCCCGACCTGATCAACCGTGACTTCACCGCCGACGCGCCTGGCTACAAACTGGTCGGTGACATCACCTATGTCCCGACCCGTGAAGGATGGCTTTATCTGGCCACCGTCATCGATGTCGCGACACGGAAAGTGGTCGGTTGGGCCACCGCCGACCACCTGAGGGCATCGTTGGCCTGCGACGCCATCACCGCCGCGGCCCGCAATATCCGCCTCGCCGACACCGCCGTCTTCCATTCCGACCGCGGAACCCAGTACACTTCCACCGAATTCCACACCCACCTCCGCCGCCACCGAATCACACCGTCGATGGGCCGCACCGGAGTCTGCTGGGACAACGCACTCGCCGAATCATTCTTCGCCGCACTCAAAAACGAACTCGTCCACCACGCCGACTTCCCCACCCGACACCACGCCCACCAAGCAATCAGCGCCTACATCGAACTCTTCTACAACCACACACGCCTGCACTCCACCCTCGGATACATCACCCCCAACGAAGCACACAACCGCTACCTCGCAACACAACCAGCGGCCTGA
- a CDS encoding LuxR family transcriptional regulator, with translation MTRTLAPVARPPARTVVGRFDLLAVLESCLAVGDSVLLDGPRGIGKSTLLDAIGTAARARGELVLRASGAEAERWMGYQGLADLLGQVPADCFGPLTDRQRLALQGVRRGRRAADDRVRAARRLGWHSVLTECAKRAPVLILVDDVHWLDAPTADVFAYAARRLDGLAVRFVLAGRWPDSGQRARTLVPGPITETTVPPLTAEDIADLLDAHGTSARAATKIHADSAGNPYLALALADGSSRLRALIHSRLRELSDQVRETLLVCALATRPTVRLLLRAGRVEVDADLAAAVDAGLLVTDGDTIRFTPPDAALVVAHGVSATRRSAVHLALAGAVTFAAEADRHRALASADPDGEMAKALVVAAEAALRRGARDLAAELYLLAADRTPPDQERSRVGWLVAAAEVGATASLPELVGPAAEAVLAAESEPVQRVRVRLALLKLSGQALSTMDETLSAAHSEAGGDPAALAHTHLWRAWSAVSAGTLSVADTEADLSVRHARAVRDPVTESMALAVRALAARELGRPDARALLDDGLALGVPAADGLWHLGPRFTAARFATFDDRLGEARAELLGLLAVVERGGAEELLAVLRALSEVDARLGRCREALDYADRAVRVAAEFGLSPGPAWSARAVAELAGGSLAGARSCAERGIRACLEENDLFYLRKHLHLVAQARLRDGDIQGGVDALRRIQAQESAYGRQDPTSQRWHADLVTGLLALGEIAAADELIGTARATTECGPGVTATYDRAEAALRAATGESDRAMDLVRSARATFHALGQPIEEGHCLLVEAKVERRRRHYTAARAAGDAAIELFTTVGAHPWLAEANSLLVRLGDVGDTGGTLTASEARVAAMVGEGASNQEIADQLYLSRKTIEATLTRIYRKLGIRSRTQLIRHIHAG, from the coding sequence GTGACCAGGACACTCGCCCCTGTCGCGAGACCTCCGGCCAGAACCGTGGTCGGTCGGTTCGACCTGCTCGCGGTCCTGGAGTCGTGCCTCGCCGTCGGAGACAGTGTCCTGCTCGACGGCCCGCGCGGGATCGGCAAGTCCACCCTGCTCGACGCCATCGGGACCGCCGCCAGAGCGCGCGGTGAGCTGGTGCTGCGCGCGTCCGGCGCCGAGGCTGAGCGCTGGATGGGCTATCAAGGGCTGGCCGACCTGCTCGGCCAGGTCCCCGCGGACTGCTTCGGCCCGCTCACCGACAGGCAGCGCCTGGCCCTGCAAGGCGTCCGCCGGGGCAGGCGCGCGGCCGACGACCGGGTCAGGGCCGCGCGCAGGCTCGGCTGGCACTCGGTGCTCACCGAGTGCGCCAAGCGCGCACCCGTGCTGATCCTGGTCGACGACGTTCACTGGCTCGACGCCCCGACCGCCGACGTGTTCGCCTACGCAGCGCGCAGGCTCGACGGGCTCGCGGTGCGGTTCGTGCTTGCCGGGCGATGGCCGGACTCCGGGCAGCGGGCCAGGACGCTGGTGCCGGGGCCGATCACCGAGACCACCGTGCCGCCGCTGACCGCCGAGGACATCGCCGATCTGCTCGACGCGCACGGCACGTCCGCGCGGGCGGCCACGAAGATCCACGCCGATTCGGCGGGCAATCCCTACCTCGCGCTCGCGCTCGCGGACGGGTCTTCCCGGTTGCGGGCGTTGATCCACTCCAGGCTCCGCGAGCTGTCGGACCAGGTTCGCGAGACGCTGCTGGTCTGCGCCCTGGCCACCCGGCCGACCGTGCGGCTGCTGCTGCGGGCGGGCCGGGTCGAGGTCGACGCCGATCTCGCCGCCGCGGTCGACGCGGGGCTGCTCGTCACCGACGGCGACACCATCCGCTTCACGCCACCGGACGCGGCGCTCGTCGTCGCCCATGGGGTGTCGGCGACCCGCCGCTCGGCGGTGCACCTGGCGCTGGCGGGCGCGGTGACCTTCGCCGCCGAGGCCGACCGGCACCGGGCCCTGGCCTCGGCCGATCCGGACGGCGAGATGGCCAAGGCGCTGGTGGTCGCCGCCGAGGCGGCGTTACGGCGCGGAGCCCGCGACCTCGCCGCCGAGCTGTACCTGCTCGCCGCGGACCGCACGCCGCCGGACCAGGAGCGCAGCCGGGTGGGGTGGCTGGTCGCCGCGGCCGAGGTGGGCGCGACCGCGAGCCTGCCAGAGCTGGTCGGGCCCGCGGCCGAGGCCGTGCTGGCCGCCGAATCCGAGCCCGTGCAACGGGTCCGGGTGCGGCTGGCGCTGCTCAAGCTGTCGGGGCAGGCGCTGTCGACCATGGACGAGACGCTGTCCGCCGCGCACAGCGAGGCCGGGGGCGACCCGGCCGCGCTGGCCCACACCCACCTCTGGCGGGCGTGGTCGGCGGTCAGCGCCGGCACGCTGAGCGTCGCCGACACCGAGGCCGACCTGTCGGTTCGGCACGCCAGAGCCGTCCGCGACCCGGTCACCGAATCGATGGCACTGGCCGTGCGGGCGCTGGCGGCCAGGGAACTGGGCCGCCCCGACGCGCGCGCCCTGCTCGACGACGGCCTGGCCCTGGGTGTCCCGGCCGCCGACGGCCTGTGGCACCTGGGTCCCCGCTTCACCGCCGCCCGGTTCGCCACCTTCGACGACCGGCTCGGCGAGGCCAGGGCCGAGTTGCTTGGCCTGTTGGCCGTGGTGGAACGCGGCGGCGCGGAGGAACTGCTCGCGGTGCTCCGCGCTCTGTCCGAAGTGGACGCACGGTTGGGCCGCTGCCGCGAGGCGCTGGACTACGCCGACCGCGCGGTGCGGGTGGCGGCCGAGTTCGGGCTCAGCCCAGGGCCCGCGTGGTCGGCCCGCGCCGTCGCCGAACTCGCGGGCGGCTCGCTGGCGGGCGCGCGGTCCTGCGCCGAGCGGGGGATCCGGGCCTGCCTGGAGGAGAACGACCTGTTCTACCTGCGCAAGCACCTGCACCTGGTGGCCCAGGCCAGGCTCCGCGATGGCGACATCCAGGGTGGGGTCGACGCGCTGCGCCGGATCCAGGCCCAGGAATCGGCCTACGGCAGGCAGGACCCGACATCCCAGCGCTGGCACGCCGACCTGGTCACCGGCCTGCTCGCGCTCGGCGAGATCGCCGCGGCCGACGAGCTGATCGGCACGGCTCGCGCCACAACGGAGTGCGGCCCCGGCGTCACCGCGACCTACGACCGGGCGGAGGCGGCGCTGCGCGCGGCCACCGGGGAATCGGACCGGGCAATGGACCTCGTGCGGTCGGCGCGCGCGACCTTCCACGCGCTGGGCCAACCGATCGAGGAAGGCCATTGCCTGCTGGTGGAGGCCAAGGTCGAGCGCAGGCGCAGGCACTACACCGCGGCCCGCGCGGCCGGGGACGCCGCCATCGAGCTGTTCACCACGGTCGGCGCCCACCCGTGGCTGGCCGAGGCGAACTCGCTGCTGGTCCGCCTCGGCGACGTCGGCGACACCGGCGGCACGCTGACCGCCTCGGAGGCGCGGGTCGCGGCGATGGTCGGCGAGGGCGCCTCCAACCAGGAGATCGCCGACCAGCTCTATCTCAGCCGCAAGACCATCGAGGCCACCCTCACGCGGATCTACCGCAAGCTCGGAATCCGGTCCAGGACCCAGCTGATCAGGCACATCCACGCCGGCTGA
- a CDS encoding proprotein convertase P-domain-containing protein → MRTVMSTALLATALTCAGLVAALPATAAAGCTGTNTTPVALPDNTTVESSIVISGCAGNASATSSIPVDINHTWRGDVVIDLVAPDGTAYRLKNSSANDSADNVKQTFTANLSSEVADGTWKLRVQDVAAQDTGTLNNWGLTLGTGTPANDFSIATSPTSGSVQAGSSTTTTVSTTTTSGSAQTVNLTASGLPAGATATFSPTSVTSGASSTLTLATSASTPAGTYPVTITGTGSVTKTASYSLTVTSGTPTPGVPDIDIAKVQAHLNEFGTIASNNGGNRRSTSAGYRASVAYVKGKLQAAGYTVSEQTCTSGCTSGSGNNLIAEWPHGDANTVYMFGAHLDGVSAGPGINDNATGSSGLLEAALVLAEKNPTMVNRVRFGWWTDEEQGLNGSEFYVNSLSSAERTKIKAYYNFDMIGSKNGGYFINNINSAASAPMKAYYDSLNIQPEENTEGQGRSDDYSFQQGGIPTSGYAMGASARKTSAQATKWGGTANAAYDGCYHQSCDNTGNVSATHLNRAADGIAYTIWKRAVDVTPPNPGCTASSNTVVNIPDNSSAVESPVTISGCTATPSATAQIAVNITHTFRGDVVIDLVAPDGTAYRLKNSSNDSADNINTTYSANLSSETANGTWKLRVQDVAAQDTGRINSWSLTL, encoded by the coding sequence GTGAGAACAGTCATGTCGACCGCCTTATTGGCAACAGCTCTGACCTGCGCGGGCCTGGTCGCCGCCCTGCCCGCCACCGCGGCGGCGGGCTGCACCGGCACCAACACGACGCCGGTCGCCCTGCCCGACAACACCACGGTCGAGTCCTCGATCGTCATCTCCGGCTGCGCTGGCAACGCCTCGGCGACCAGCTCGATCCCGGTGGACATCAACCACACCTGGCGCGGTGACGTCGTCATCGATCTCGTCGCGCCGGATGGCACCGCGTACCGGCTGAAGAACTCGTCGGCCAACGACAGCGCGGACAACGTCAAGCAGACGTTCACCGCGAACCTGTCGAGCGAGGTCGCCGACGGCACGTGGAAGCTGCGGGTCCAGGACGTCGCGGCGCAGGACACCGGCACGCTCAACAACTGGGGTCTGACCCTGGGCACCGGCACCCCCGCCAACGACTTCTCCATCGCCACGTCGCCCACCTCGGGCAGCGTGCAGGCTGGGTCGTCGACCACGACCACGGTCTCGACCACGACCACCAGCGGCAGCGCGCAGACGGTCAACCTCACCGCCTCGGGCCTGCCCGCGGGTGCGACAGCGACCTTCAGCCCGACCTCGGTCACCTCGGGCGCGTCCTCGACGCTGACCCTGGCGACCTCGGCGAGCACGCCCGCGGGGACGTACCCCGTGACGATCACCGGCACCGGCTCGGTCACCAAGACCGCGTCGTACTCGCTGACGGTGACCAGCGGCACGCCGACCCCGGGTGTGCCGGACATCGACATCGCCAAGGTGCAGGCGCACCTGAACGAGTTCGGCACCATCGCCTCCAACAACGGGGGCAACCGTCGCTCGACCAGTGCGGGCTACCGCGCGTCGGTGGCGTACGTGAAGGGCAAGCTGCAGGCGGCTGGCTACACGGTCTCGGAGCAGACCTGCACCTCGGGCTGCACCTCCGGTTCGGGCAACAACCTGATCGCCGAGTGGCCGCACGGTGACGCGAACACCGTCTACATGTTCGGCGCCCACCTCGACGGTGTCTCGGCTGGTCCGGGCATCAACGACAACGCCACCGGCTCCAGCGGTCTGCTGGAGGCCGCGCTGGTGCTGGCCGAGAAGAACCCGACCATGGTCAACCGGGTTCGGTTCGGCTGGTGGACCGACGAGGAGCAGGGCCTCAACGGCTCTGAGTTCTACGTCAACAGCCTGTCATCGGCCGAGCGCACCAAGATCAAGGCCTACTACAACTTCGACATGATCGGGTCGAAGAACGGCGGATACTTCATCAACAACATCAACTCCGCCGCCTCGGCCCCGATGAAGGCGTACTACGACTCGCTCAACATCCAGCCTGAGGAGAACACCGAGGGCCAGGGTCGCTCGGACGACTACTCGTTCCAGCAGGGCGGCATCCCGACGTCGGGCTATGCCATGGGTGCCAGTGCGCGCAAGACCTCGGCGCAGGCAACCAAGTGGGGCGGCACGGCGAACGCGGCCTACGACGGCTGCTACCACCAGTCGTGCGACAACACCGGCAACGTCAGCGCCACGCACCTCAACCGCGCGGCCGACGGCATCGCCTACACGATCTGGAAGCGGGCGGTCGACGTCACGCCGCCGAACCCGGGCTGCACGGCGTCCTCGAACACGGTCGTCAACATCCCGGACAACTCGTCGGCGGTGGAGAGCCCGGTCACCATCTCGGGCTGCACGGCCACCCCGTCGGCCACCGCGCAGATCGCGGTCAACATCACCCACACCTTCCGCGGTGACGTGGTGATCGACCTCGTCGCGCCGGACGGCACGGCCTACCGGCTGAAGAACTCGTCCAACGACAGCGCCGACAACATCAACACGACCTACTCGGCGAACCTGTCCAGCGAGACGGCGAACGGCACCTGGAAACTCCGGGTCCAGGACGTCGCCGCGCAGGACACCGGTCGGATCAACAGCTGGTCACTGACCCTGTGA
- a CDS encoding ferritin, with the protein MTSRFDKLLQDQIRNEFTASQQYVALAVWFDGQDLPQLAKHFYRQALEERNHAMMIIQYLLDNDVEVSVPGIDAVRNDFTEAAELIALALDQERQVTDDVIALAKVARDEDDYKGEQFMQWFLKEQVEEVSQMSTLLNVVKRAKGNLFDIENYLAREHVGTSGDDPLAPRAAGGRVS; encoded by the coding sequence ATGACTTCCCGGTTCGACAAGCTTCTGCAGGATCAGATCCGCAACGAGTTCACCGCGTCGCAGCAGTATGTGGCGTTGGCGGTGTGGTTCGACGGGCAGGATCTGCCGCAGTTGGCGAAGCACTTCTACCGCCAGGCGCTCGAGGAGCGCAATCACGCGATGATGATCATCCAGTACCTGCTCGACAACGATGTCGAGGTGAGCGTGCCGGGGATCGACGCGGTGCGCAACGACTTCACCGAGGCGGCGGAGTTGATCGCACTCGCCCTCGATCAGGAGCGGCAGGTCACCGACGACGTCATCGCGCTGGCCAAGGTCGCCCGCGACGAGGACGACTACAAGGGCGAGCAGTTCATGCAGTGGTTCCTCAAGGAGCAGGTCGAGGAGGTCTCGCAGATGTCGACGCTGCTCAACGTCGTCAAGCGGGCCAAGGGCAACCTGTTCGACATCGAGAACTACCTGGCCCGCGAGCACGTCGGCACCTCGGGCGACGACCCGCTGGCGCCGCGGGCCGCGGGTGGCCGGGTCAGCTGA